A genomic stretch from Erigeron canadensis isolate Cc75 chromosome 9, C_canadensis_v1, whole genome shotgun sequence includes:
- the LOC122582474 gene encoding co-chaperone protein p23-2 has product MRSHPEVLWAQRADKVYLTIALTNAKDIAVKCEPHGLFNFSAVGAKDETIDFSLELYGKILPDSCKPQMGLRNILCTVQKEEKGWWQRLLKSEGKPAPYIKVDWNRWCDEDDESANETDENDLKYLSDDDGSSSDDGMLYLPDLEKARGN; this is encoded by the exons ATGAG AAGCCATCCAGAAGTTCTGTGGGCGCAACGCGCAGATAAAGTTTACCTCACCATAGCCTTAACAAACGCAAAAGACATTGCAGTCAAGTGTGAACCCCATGGACTCTTTAACTTCTCTGCTGTTGGGGCAAAAGATGAAACCATTGACTTTAGCTTGGAACTTTATGGGAAAATCTTACCTGAT AGCTGCAAACCCCAAATGGGTCTGAGGAATATACTATGTACCGTTCAGAAAGAAGAGAAAGGGTGGTGGCAACGTCTCTTGAAATCAGAAGGAAAACCTGCTCCATATATAAAGGTTGACTGGAATAGGTGGTGTGATGAGGATGACGAATCAGCTAACG AAACTGATGAAAATGATCTGAAG TACCTTAGTGATGATGATGGAAGCAGCAGCGATGATGGAATGCTAT ATCTTCCTGACCTCGAAAAAGCCCGAGGAAACTAG
- the LOC122583039 gene encoding plant cysteine oxidase 2-like isoform X2 — protein sequence MTIEVRLADVSRNNNIKKKRKSYNHAINNRKNTKQRRSNDDHDDGRLTATEDFSSSSFPLQRLYMSCVDAFKGVGTVPSDTHVQKLCHILDGMVAEDVGLSRNLQFFKTRSIAGVTPKVACTTIYQCEKFSLCIFFLPANAVIPLHNHPEMTVFNKLLLGKVHIKAYDLVDSTDSDDSVSPLQRQPKLASVKADGIFTAPCDTSVLYPTSGGNIHSFTAITPCAILDVMGPPYSKKDGRDCSYYREITDSALPYERAVMSGEESERYCWLEEIEVPKESEMEGIEYMGPQIIEMSSSFRSPV from the exons ATGACGATTGAGGTAAGGTTGGCTGATGTGAgtagaaataataatattaagaaaaaaaggaaatcaTATAATCATGCAATTAATAATAGAAAGAATACTAAGCAGAGAAGAAGTAATGATGATCACGACGACGGCCGGTTGACGGCGACGGAGGATTTTTCTTCCAGCTCGTTTCCTTTGCAACGACTTTATATGTCATGTGTTGATGCTTTCAAAGGTGTTGGAACTGTTCCTTCGGATACTCATGTTCAAAAGCTTTGTCATATTCTTG ATGGAATGGTAGCAGAAGATGTTGGATTAAGTAGAAACTTGCAATTCTTTAAGACAAGAAGCATCGCTGGAGTGACTCCAAAAGTTGCATGCACAACCATATACCAATGTGAGAAATTCTCG TTGTGTATCTTCTTTTTGCCTGCAAACGCCGTTATACCTCTTCATAACCATCCAGAGATGACGGTATTCAACAAGCTTTTGCTTGGTAAAGTGCATATTAAAGCATATGATTTAGTTGACTCTACCGACTCGGATGACTCTGTATCCCCCTTACAACGTCAAC CAAAACTGGCAAGTGTGAAAGCCGACGGCATCTTTACAGCCCCATGTGACACATCTGTACTATATCCTACTTCAGGAGGTAACATACATTCCTTCACAGCTATAACACCTTGTGCGATACTTGACGTGATGGGACCTCCTTATTCTAAAAAAGACGGCCGAGACTGTTCATACTATAGAGAAATTACAGACTCTGCTTTGCCAT ATGAACGTGCGGTTATGTCAGGAGAAGAAAGTGAGCGATATTGTTGGTTAGAAGAAATCGAGGTTCCAAAAGAATCGGAAATGGAGGGAATAGAGTATATGGGTCCTCAGATAATCGAAATGAGTTCGTCATTTCGTTCTCCGGTTTAA
- the LOC122583039 gene encoding plant cysteine oxidase 2-like isoform X1, producing the protein MTIEVRLADVSRNNNIKKKRKSYNHAINNRKNTKQRRSNDDHDDGRLTATEDFSSSSFPLQRLYMSCVDAFKGVGTVPSDTHVQKLCHILDGMVAEDVGLSRNLQFFKTRSIAGVTPKVACTTIYQCEKFSLCIFFLPANAVIPLHNHPEMTVFNKLLLGKVHIKAYDLVDSTDSDDSVSPLQRQPKLASVKADGIFTAPCDTSVLYPTSGGNIHSFTAITPCAILDVMGPPYSKKDGRDCSYYREITDSALPSDERAVMSGEESERYCWLEEIEVPKESEMEGIEYMGPQIIEMSSSFRSPV; encoded by the exons ATGACGATTGAGGTAAGGTTGGCTGATGTGAgtagaaataataatattaagaaaaaaaggaaatcaTATAATCATGCAATTAATAATAGAAAGAATACTAAGCAGAGAAGAAGTAATGATGATCACGACGACGGCCGGTTGACGGCGACGGAGGATTTTTCTTCCAGCTCGTTTCCTTTGCAACGACTTTATATGTCATGTGTTGATGCTTTCAAAGGTGTTGGAACTGTTCCTTCGGATACTCATGTTCAAAAGCTTTGTCATATTCTTG ATGGAATGGTAGCAGAAGATGTTGGATTAAGTAGAAACTTGCAATTCTTTAAGACAAGAAGCATCGCTGGAGTGACTCCAAAAGTTGCATGCACAACCATATACCAATGTGAGAAATTCTCG TTGTGTATCTTCTTTTTGCCTGCAAACGCCGTTATACCTCTTCATAACCATCCAGAGATGACGGTATTCAACAAGCTTTTGCTTGGTAAAGTGCATATTAAAGCATATGATTTAGTTGACTCTACCGACTCGGATGACTCTGTATCCCCCTTACAACGTCAAC CAAAACTGGCAAGTGTGAAAGCCGACGGCATCTTTACAGCCCCATGTGACACATCTGTACTATATCCTACTTCAGGAGGTAACATACATTCCTTCACAGCTATAACACCTTGTGCGATACTTGACGTGATGGGACCTCCTTATTCTAAAAAAGACGGCCGAGACTGTTCATACTATAGAGAAATTACAGACTCTGCTTTGCCAT CAGATGAACGTGCGGTTATGTCAGGAGAAGAAAGTGAGCGATATTGTTGGTTAGAAGAAATCGAGGTTCCAAAAGAATCGGAAATGGAGGGAATAGAGTATATGGGTCCTCAGATAATCGAAATGAGTTCGTCATTTCGTTCTCCGGTTTAA
- the LOC122581749 gene encoding LOB domain-containing protein 20-like produces MAESSDSQRKGTGVGKRAGGSFEAATTEPGSIPNPPCGACKFLRRKCVNGCIFAPYFGSDQGAARFAAVHKVFGASNVSKLLMHIPVNRRQHAVVTISYEAQARLSDPVYGCVSTVLALQQQVAALQTELAMVQNQLINNKLLVANALQSSQQQLEPMHHLSLLQPAYSNASSASNNNILNMNSFDSGLNNLADDHHSNALSQQSFNPLQLCQPCHDDEDDDEEESGDPLAFANQMLQSR; encoded by the exons ATGGCTGAGTCATCAGACAGCCAGAGGAAGGGGACCGGAGTCGGAAAACGAGCTGGTGGGTCATTTGAGGCGGCCACAACCGAACCTGGATCGATTCCCAACCCGCCTTGTGGGGCATGCAAATTCCTGAGAAGAAAGTGTGTCAACGGGTGCATCTTTGCACCCTACTTTGGGTCCGACCAGGGTGCAGCCCGGTTCGCAGCGGTACATAAGGTGTTTGGAGCCAGCAACGTGTCAAAGCTGCTAATGCACATACCAGTGAATCGGAGACAACATGCAGTTGTGACCATATCCTACGAAGCCCAGGCTAGGTTGTCCGACCCGGTTTATGGTTGTGTTTCAACTGTACTGGCCTTGCAACAACAG GTAGCAGCGTTGCAGACAGAGCTAGCAATGGTACAGAACCAGCTGATAAACAACAAGCTTCTGGTAGCAAACGCACTTCAGAGTTCACAGCAGCAACTGGAGCCAATGCACCACCTTTCACTGTTACAGCCAGCATATTCAAATGCTTCATCTGCTTCAAATAACAACATACTTAACATGAACAGCTTTGATTCTGGTTTGAATAATCTTGCAGATGATCATCACAGTAATGCTCTTTCACAACAGAGCTTTAATCCTCTACAGCTTTGTCAACCATGTCATGATGACGAGGATGACGACGAGGAAGAGAGTGGGGACCCTTTGGCCTTTGCCAATCAGATGCTCCAATCCAGATAA